ACCTTTCTGAGTTGCTGATCAAACTCAGAATCCTTCCCATACACGTTATTCTGCTGAGTTGTTACGAACCGGGAGATCATGATATTGAAATGATCCGCATCATACAGCGGGAACATCCCCAGATTAAAATCCTCATCCTTGCCATGACCGCACAGGAAAGTTTTATCCTCAGGACCCTGAAAGCAGGCGCCAAAGGATTTCTGAGCAAGGACGCCGACCGCAATGAACTGATTGAATCCATTCTTACCATACGCAACGGGTACGATTATTACAGCAAGTCCATTTCTGAAATAATCCTCAAACGCTATCTGAACCAACCAGGCAACGGCAATGCCCAGCGTAACCAGCCCGCAGGCGTGTTGAGCGACCGCGAAATGG
This sequence is a window from Lentimicrobium saccharophilum. Protein-coding genes within it:
- a CDS encoding LuxR C-terminal-related transcriptional regulator translates to MNKIEVILVDDHRIMCEGLKSMLGDSHEITVMGCVRNLSELLIKLRILPIHVILLSCYEPGDHDIEMIRIIQREHPQIKILILAMTAQESFILRTLKAGAKGFLSKDADRNELIESILTIRNGYDYYSKSISEIILKRYLNQPGNGNAQRNQPAGVLSDREMEVLKLYAESYTNQEIADKLFVSIRTVESHKNNIMRKINLKTTVDMVKFAIRNNLIEI